Genomic window (Kosakonia sp. BYX6):
ACTGGCGAAAGCGCGAGGACATCATTAATCGCGGCGGCGGTAATTTAATTATTGAACTGTGGAACGCCGGTGCGCATGAAGAGACGATCAACACCGACGTCACCGTGGTCATTGATGGCTGCATTCAAACGCACGCGGCGGGCAGCCAGCTGCGCCTCTCACCAGGGGAAAGTATTTGTCTTACACCGGGGCTGTATCACAGCTTTTGGGGCGAACCGGGTTTTGGCGATGTGTTGGTCGGGGAGGTGTCATCGGTCAACGATGATGAACACGACAACCACTTCCTTTACCCGGTGGATCGCTACAACAACGTGCTGGAAGATGAACCAGCGCAACTGGTGTTGTGCAACGAATATCATCTGTTTATGAGTTAAAGGAGAGCGCAATGCCGATGATTTCTCTCGCCGAAGGGCTGGCGCACGCCCGCGAGCACCAGTACGCGCTGGGCGCGTTTAACGTGCTCGACTCCCACTTTTTACGCGCGTTGTTCGCCGCTGCAAAGCAGGAGCGATCGCCGTTTATTATCAATATCGCCGAAGTGCATTTTAAATATGTCTCGCTCGATTCGCTGGTCGAAGCGGTGAAGTTCGAAGCGGCCCGCAGCGACATCCCGGTGGTGCTGAACCTCGATCACGGCCTGAATTTTGAGTCTGTGGTGCGCGCGTTGCGCCTCGGTTTCAGCTCCGTAATGTTTGATGGTTCAACGCTTGCGTATGAAGAGAATATTCGCCAAACGCGGGAAGTGGTGAAGATGTGCCACGCGGTCGGTGTTTCGGTGGAGGCGGAATTGGGCGCGGTGGGCGGCGATGAAGGCGGCGCGCTGTATGGCCATGCCGATGAAGCCTGTTTTACCGATCCGGAACTGGCGCGCGATTTTGTCGATCGCACCGGCATCGATACCCTCGCCGTCGCCATCGGCAATGCACACGGCAAATACAAAGGCGAACCGAAGCTCGATTTTGTCCGCCTTGACGCCATTCGCCAGCAGACCGGCCTGCCGCTGGTGCTGCACGGCGGCTCGGGGATCAGCGATGCGGATTTTCGCCGCGCGATTTGCCTCGGCATCCATAAAATCAATTTCTACACCGGCATGTCGCAGGCGGCGCTCGGCGCGATTGAGCAGCGTATGGCGAACCGCCAGCCGTTGTATGACGAGTTCGCCCAGTTGTTGCTCGGCATTGAAGAAGCCATCACCGACACGGTGGCCGGGCAGATGCGCATCTTTGGCAGCGCGGGACAACTCTGATGGCGCGCACAGGGGTTATCGCCGCGGGCAATATGCTGGTCGATCATGTGCATCAAATTGTGCAATGGCCGGAGCGCGGCTGGCTGGCGGAGATCACTCAAAGTGAGCGTTCAACGGGCGGCGCGCCGCTGAATGTGTTGCTGACGCTGGCGAAAATGCATGTCGGTTTGCCGTTGCAGGCCGTCGGTTTGGTGGGGGAAGACGGCGACGGCGATTACATTATGGCGATGCTGGACCAGTATCACGTGAATCGCCAGCATGTGCAGCGCACCACGTTTGCGCCCACATCGATGTCGCAGGTGATGACCGATCCTTCCGGGCAGCGTACTTTTTTCCATTCGCCTGGTGCGAACCGGCTGCTGGATTTACCCGCTTTTGACCGGCTGGACAGCAGCATGAAGATTTTCCATCTTGGGTATTTGTTGCTGCTCGATAGCCTTGATTTGCCCGATGAAACATTCGGTACGCGCAGCGCGCGCCTGCTGGCGCAAATGCGCGCCCAGGGGTTTGAAACCTCGCTCGATTTGGTGTCGCGTAAAGGCGACCCGCGTTATAAACCGCTGGTGTTGCCGTGTCTGAAGCACCTTGATTACCTGGTGATCAATGAGCTGGAAGCCGGGGAATTTAGCGGTTTGGAAATGCGCACGGCAGATGACAAGCCACATGTCGACAATATCGCCCACGCCGCGAAAGAGCTGCTGGCGGCGGGCGTGAGGCAGCGGGTGGTGATCCACTGCCCGGAAGGCGCATGGGGCGAAGCGCCGGGCGAGGCAGGCAGTTGGATCCCGTCCAGAATGTTGAACCAGTCCGAAATTATCGGCAGTGTCGGCGCGGGCGATGCCTTTTGCGCCGGGTTTTTGTATGGCTGCCATGAAGCCTGGCCGCTGCAACAAAGCGTGCAACTGGCGCACGCCTGCGCCCGCACCAGCCTGCTGTGCGCTAACGCCATCGACGGCGCCAAAACGCTGGAAGAGTTGCAGCAGGAGATGGGGGTTTGATCGCCCATCTCCCGCATGATCGCCGGATGGCGCGTAAACGCTTATCCGGCCTACAAAACCCGTCCATCAAACCCGTGCGATCCCGTAGGCCGGATAAGGCGGTAGCCGCCATCCGGCAAAATGCCCCCTGCGCGCTGATCGCCGGATGGCGCGTAAACGCTTATCCGGCCTACAAAACCCGTCCATCAAACCCGTGCGATCCCGTAGGCCGGATAAGGCGGCAGCCGCCATCCGGCAAAATGCCCCCTGCGCGCTGATCGCCGGATGGCG
Coding sequences:
- a CDS encoding D-lyxose/D-mannose family sugar isomerase; this translates as MKRSAINEILGHTRQFFSMHDVHLPPFASFPPTKWQQLDKAAWREVFDLKLGWDVTAFGSANFDAQGLTLFTLRNGSPNGTPYEKCYAEKIMHVRDAQVTPMHFHWRKREDIINRGGGNLIIELWNAGAHEETINTDVTVVIDGCIQTHAAGSQLRLSPGESICLTPGLYHSFWGEPGFGDVLVGEVSSVNDDEHDNHFLYPVDRYNNVLEDEPAQLVLCNEYHLFMS
- a CDS encoding ketose 1,6-bisphosphate aldolase — its product is MPMISLAEGLAHAREHQYALGAFNVLDSHFLRALFAAAKQERSPFIINIAEVHFKYVSLDSLVEAVKFEAARSDIPVVLNLDHGLNFESVVRALRLGFSSVMFDGSTLAYEENIRQTREVVKMCHAVGVSVEAELGAVGGDEGGALYGHADEACFTDPELARDFVDRTGIDTLAVAIGNAHGKYKGEPKLDFVRLDAIRQQTGLPLVLHGGSGISDADFRRAICLGIHKINFYTGMSQAALGAIEQRMANRQPLYDEFAQLLLGIEEAITDTVAGQMRIFGSAGQL
- a CDS encoding carbohydrate kinase family protein, which translates into the protein MMARTGVIAAGNMLVDHVHQIVQWPERGWLAEITQSERSTGGAPLNVLLTLAKMHVGLPLQAVGLVGEDGDGDYIMAMLDQYHVNRQHVQRTTFAPTSMSQVMTDPSGQRTFFHSPGANRLLDLPAFDRLDSSMKIFHLGYLLLLDSLDLPDETFGTRSARLLAQMRAQGFETSLDLVSRKGDPRYKPLVLPCLKHLDYLVINELEAGEFSGLEMRTADDKPHVDNIAHAAKELLAAGVRQRVVIHCPEGAWGEAPGEAGSWIPSRMLNQSEIIGSVGAGDAFCAGFLYGCHEAWPLQQSVQLAHACARTSLLCANAIDGAKTLEELQQEMGV